The genomic segment CACCGCCGCCAGCACCTCAAAGCCGAATGCCATGCAGTAGAACCGGAAGGGGAATCGCCATACCACTCCGGTCAGCAAAAAGACGGCGGCAAAGGAGCCGATGAGCTTTGCGCTGGTGGTTTCCAGCCCGGTGAGCCGGGTGATGATCGCTGCCAGAACCGTCAGCGCCAATACGATCAGAGAAACGGTCAGTTTTTTTCCGGTGTCCTGCTTTTGCATCAGATGCCTCCTGTTCTCTGGCGTCAGTGCTCCAGCAGCAGGCGCTCGTCACAGTATTCACATTCCAGTGTAGTGCCCTCGCCCCGGAAGCTCTTGGGCAGATAGTGTTCCTGCTGGGTGATACAGCTGGGATTCTTGCAGCATACGCCCTTGTGTACCTTGCCCTTGAGGAGTCGGGAGGGATTCTGGTTTTCCAGCATGGTCATGATCAGCGCCATGCGCACATACATGCCGTAGTGTGCCTGCTTGAAGTACATGGCACGGGGATCCTGATCCACCTCTACGGTGATCTCGTCCACCCGGGGCAGGGGATGCAGCACGATCATATCCGGACGGGCACGGCTCATTTTCTTGGCATCCAGCACATATGTATCCTTCTGGGCAAGGTATGCTTCCTCGCTGGTGAAGCGCTCCTGCTGGATCCGGGTCATGTACAGCACGTCCAGAGAGCCGATCACCTGGTCCAGGGAGCTGACCTCGGTAAAGGTGCCGCCGTTTGCCTTGATGATGTCCTTAACATAGAAGGGGAGCCGCAGCTCCGGGGTGGAGATCAGCACAAAGTGGTTGTTTTTGTAGCAGCTCAGCGCCTTGCACAGGGAGTGCACGGTTCTGCCGTTGAGCAGATCTCCGCACAGCCCCACGGTAAGTCCATCCAGTCTGCCCTTTTCCACCCGGAGAGTCAGCAGATCCGTCAGAGTCTGGGTGGGGTGGAGATGCCCCCCGTCACCGGCGTTGATGACCGGGCAGTCTGTGGTGAGAGCTGCTGCCTTTGCCGCTCCTGCCATAGGGTGGCGGATGATGAGAATATCCGCATAGTTGCTGACGATCTTGGTGGTATCCTTCAGGCTTTCCCCTTTGGATACAGAGGAGGTGGCCGGATTGTCAAAGCCGATGATGCTGCCTCCCAGCCGGATCATGGCAGCCTGGAAGGACATCTGGGTTCGGGTGGAGGGCTCGTAGAACAGGGTTGCCATGACCTTTCCCACACAGGCATGGGTGTACCGCTGGGGATGCTCCTTGATATCCGCTCCCAGTGCCACGATCTGGTTCCACCAGGAAACCGGGTAATCGTTCAGGTCGATCAGATGCTGATAGCTTGCTTCCATAGGGATTCCTCTTTTCCATTCCCGCCGTACCTCCGGCACAGCAAATTTTATCTACAGGACGCTTGTCCCGTTGACCAGCATTGAAAAGCGCACATTCAGAAAGGTGCATGCACGCTTGCACAGGAGCATCCGCTCCAGGAAGATCTCGAAGTATTCCAGCACCGAGGACAGCTTGGTGTCGATTTGTAGATCCAGCAGCAGGGTGGATTTATCCGGGGAGAAGGTCAGGTCTGCATGCTCTACGGCGTAATTCACCCGGTCGTGGATATCAAAGGTGAGCAGATCTGCATTCCGCACCCGGCTCCGGCGCACGTCGGTTTTGTCTGCAATGATCAGCGCCGCAGAAATGGGGTCCAGGGGCTGGGCGGTGGCTTCATCGTGGTTGCCGATGGCGGATACAATGGAGCAGATCTCCTCCGCCGGCATACTCAGCTTATCCAGCAGACGGAACGCCATGACGGCACCGCTCTGGGCATGATCCGTCCGGTTGATCACGTTGCCGATATCATGCATGATCCCGGCGATCCGGGCAAGCTCCGCCGTCCGCTGGTCATAGCCCAGCTCTGTCAGAATCATGGCGGCAACCTCCGCCACCTTTTCCACATGGGGGAAGGAATGCTCCGTAAACCCCAGGCTTGCCAGAGCCTGATCCGCCCGGCGGATGTAGGTCATAATGTCCGGTTTTTGCTTGATGTATTTGTATGTGACAACGGTTGCCATGCTTACTCCTTCACGCCGTTTTCAAAGTATACCCCGTACCATACCAGGAACATGAACACCGTCCAGATCTTCCGGCTGTTGTCCGCCTTTCCGGCACGGTGATCCTCCAGCAGGGATACCAGCTTTTCTGTGTGGAAGAACTGCTCCGCCGCAGGGCTTGTAAAGCGATCCTTAACCAGATTGAAATAGGTATCCTCCTTGAGCCATACCCGGATGGGTACCGGGAAGCCCAGCTTCTTCTTGGCTGCGGTTTTGGCAGTCTGGGGAGGCGTATCCCGCTTTGCTGCCAGCCGCATCGCATACTTGGTGATATAGGGGGTGTGGGCGTCGGTGGATTCCGTGCGGGTCACCCGGTACCGGGTGGGGATCCGCTCTGCTACCCCCATGACCTCCTTATCCAGGAAGGGAACACGCAGCTCCAGGGAGTTTGCCATACTCATTTTGTCCGCCTTCAGCAGGATATCCCCGGTCATCCACAGGTGCAGATCCAGGTACTGCATCTTGGTCACATCGTCCTGATCCTTTACCTTGTCATAGAAGGGCTTGGTGATGACGGTGGGATCCGGTGCCTTTCCGGGCGCCTTCAGCAAAGCGCTCCGCTCTGCCGGGGTGAACATGTAGGCGTTGCCGATGAACCGCTCCTCCAGATCCTTGCCCTTGCGCACGAAGAAGTTGACCCCCCGCTTTGCAGGCAGCTTCCCGGCAATGGTGCCGATGCCCCGGCGCAGCCCTCTGGGCAGCTTGTCGTAGGCGGTGGAATTTGGCTCGCTGTATACGTTGTAGCCTCCGAAGATCTCATCCGCCCCTTCTCCGGACAGCACTACCTTCAACTGTCTGGATGCCAGTTCGCATACAAAATACAGTGCGATGGCTGCCGGATCCGCCAGGGGTTCATCCATATGGTACTGGATCTTGGGCAGCTTTGCCCAGTATTCCTCCGGAGTGATGACCTTGCTGTAGT from the Ruminococcus champanellensis 18P13 = JCM 17042 genome contains:
- the pyrB gene encoding aspartate carbamoyltransferase is translated as MEASYQHLIDLNDYPVSWWNQIVALGADIKEHPQRYTHACVGKVMATLFYEPSTRTQMSFQAAMIRLGGSIIGFDNPATSSVSKGESLKDTTKIVSNYADILIIRHPMAGAAKAAALTTDCPVINAGDGGHLHPTQTLTDLLTLRVEKGRLDGLTVGLCGDLLNGRTVHSLCKALSCYKNNHFVLISTPELRLPFYVKDIIKANGGTFTEVSSLDQVIGSLDVLYMTRIQQERFTSEEAYLAQKDTYVLDAKKMSRARPDMIVLHPLPRVDEITVEVDQDPRAMYFKQAHYGMYVRMALIMTMLENQNPSRLLKGKVHKGVCCKNPSCITQQEHYLPKSFRGEGTTLECEYCDERLLLEH
- the asnB gene encoding asparagine synthase (glutamine-hydrolyzing) — protein: MCGYTGFTNHIDNSNRVIEDMMDQIRHRGPDAAGRYVDGDIALGHRRLSIIDITEQGDQPIYNEDRTKVLVFNGEIYNYQDIRKDLLAAGHVFRTQTDSEVLIHGYEEYGPELLPRLRGMFSFVIWDTVKKELFGARDFFGIKPLYYAVMGESFLFGSEIKSFLVHPHFKKELNETALENYLTFQYSPTEETFFKNVYKLPAAHYFTYANGKLTTRRYWEVKFDADNKPQLEDWVNEISDIFHNSVQAHKIADVEVGSFLSSGVDSSYVAAIADVDKTFTVGFGEDERYNEIGWAKNFSKAIGKENYSKVITPEEYWAKLPKIQYHMDEPLADPAAIALYFVCELASRQLKVVLSGEGADEIFGGYNVYSEPNSTAYDKLPRGLRRGIGTIAGKLPAKRGVNFFVRKGKDLEERFIGNAYMFTPAERSALLKAPGKAPDPTVITKPFYDKVKDQDDVTKMQYLDLHLWMTGDILLKADKMSMANSLELRVPFLDKEVMGVAERIPTRYRVTRTESTDAHTPYITKYAMRLAAKRDTPPQTAKTAAKKKLGFPVPIRVWLKEDTYFNLVKDRFTSPAAEQFFHTEKLVSLLEDHRAGKADNSRKIWTVFMFLVWYGVYFENGVKE
- a CDS encoding HD domain-containing protein yields the protein MATVVTYKYIKQKPDIMTYIRRADQALASLGFTEHSFPHVEKVAEVAAMILTELGYDQRTAELARIAGIMHDIGNVINRTDHAQSGAVMAFRLLDKLSMPAEEICSIVSAIGNHDEATAQPLDPISAALIIADKTDVRRSRVRNADLLTFDIHDRVNYAVEHADLTFSPDKSTLLLDLQIDTKLSSVLEYFEIFLERMLLCKRACTFLNVRFSMLVNGTSVL